The following are encoded together in the Oceanobacillus zhaokaii genome:
- the rapZ gene encoding RNase adapter RapZ, translated as MKDGDMETKLVIITGMSGAGKTVAVQSFEDLGYYCVDNLPPTLLPKFLDLMRDSSNTIQKVALVMDLRGREFFDSLFDALDTVGKENWLEEHILFLDAKDEKLVSRYKETRRAHPLAVGGLPLNGIHQEREILDQLRGRAQRIIDTTNLKPRELREKIVKIYSEDKQEIFSVHMVSFGFKYGIPIDADLVFDVRFLPNPHYVSHLQPLTGLNQDVASYVFKWSDTQTFNDKVLDLLQFMLPQYKKEGKSQLVVAIGCTGGQHRSVALAEHFANVLSANYITHVTHRDIDKRKGN; from the coding sequence ATGAAAGACGGAGATATGGAAACGAAATTAGTTATTATAACAGGGATGTCAGGAGCTGGAAAGACGGTTGCAGTGCAAAGCTTTGAAGATTTAGGTTATTACTGTGTAGATAACTTACCCCCTACATTGCTGCCAAAATTTTTAGATTTAATGCGTGATTCCTCAAATACTATTCAAAAAGTAGCACTTGTAATGGATTTGCGTGGCCGTGAATTCTTTGATTCCTTATTTGATGCATTAGATACAGTTGGGAAAGAAAATTGGCTGGAAGAGCATATACTATTTTTAGATGCTAAGGATGAGAAGCTAGTCAGCCGGTATAAAGAAACAAGACGTGCACACCCATTAGCAGTTGGCGGACTTCCACTGAATGGTATCCACCAAGAACGCGAGATCCTCGATCAATTACGAGGAAGAGCTCAACGTATTATTGATACAACCAATTTAAAACCTCGTGAATTACGAGAGAAAATTGTAAAAATATATTCTGAAGATAAACAGGAAATATTCTCGGTACACATGGTTTCCTTTGGATTTAAATACGGGATTCCAATCGATGCAGATCTTGTTTTTGATGTAAGGTTCTTGCCTAACCCACATTATGTTTCACATTTACAGCCACTAACAGGTTTAAATCAGGACGTAGCTTCATATGTTTTTAAATGGTCTGATACACAGACGTTTAATGATAAAGTTCTTGATTTATTGCAATTTATGCTTCCTCAATATAAAAAAGAGGGGAAATCACAGCTTGTTGTTGCTATCGGTTGTACAGGGGGGCAGCATCGTTCCGTAGCATTAGCGGAGCATTTCGCTAACGTATTATCTGCTAATTACATCACACACGTTACACATCGGGATATTGATAAGAGAAAGGGAAATTAA
- a CDS encoding gluconeogenesis factor YvcK family protein encodes MTNKKRPRIVVMGGGTGMPVLLRGLKNLPIDLTALVTVADDGGSSGRLRSEMAIPAPGDIRNVIAALSDVEPMLLELFQHRFSVGNGLSGHSMGNLLLAAMTSITGDFFTGIKEISRVLNVKGEIYPISNQNMALNAKFTDGSIVTGESNIPLERKRIDRVFLSPEPVKPLPNAIHAIQKADLVVISPGSLYTSIMPNLIIPKIDVALKETKAKVVYVCNVMTQAGETTGYKASDHVKAITDHIGTGCLDAVVVHNEPIKQAVRDIYAEENAEPVVYDTLKLLEMGLEIIEGDIINYSNSTVRHDNNKIANLLYSILQQA; translated from the coding sequence ATGACGAACAAAAAGCGTCCTAGAATTGTTGTGATGGGTGGTGGAACTGGGATGCCAGTTCTATTACGTGGATTAAAGAATTTACCAATTGATTTGACGGCACTCGTTACTGTTGCAGATGATGGCGGTAGTTCAGGTCGATTGCGCAGTGAAATGGCAATCCCTGCACCAGGAGATATTCGAAATGTAATTGCCGCGTTATCAGATGTGGAACCGATGCTATTAGAGTTATTCCAGCATCGATTTTCAGTAGGGAATGGATTGTCTGGTCATTCAATGGGGAATCTTTTATTAGCTGCGATGACGTCGATTACTGGTGATTTTTTCACAGGAATAAAAGAAATTTCTCGCGTATTAAATGTAAAGGGAGAAATTTATCCAATATCAAATCAAAATATGGCTCTGAATGCAAAGTTTACAGATGGGTCCATCGTTACCGGTGAATCGAATATTCCGCTCGAAAGAAAACGAATTGACCGCGTGTTTTTAAGTCCGGAGCCAGTCAAACCACTGCCAAATGCAATCCATGCAATTCAAAAAGCTGATTTAGTCGTTATTTCACCCGGAAGTTTATATACGAGTATTATGCCGAATCTCATTATACCAAAGATTGACGTAGCGCTGAAAGAGACAAAGGCGAAGGTCGTTTATGTGTGTAATGTGATGACACAAGCAGGTGAAACAACCGGTTATAAAGCATCAGACCATGTTAAAGCAATTACTGATCATATTGGAACTGGCTGTCTAGATGCAGTTGTTGTTCATAATGAACCAATTAAACAGGCGGTTCGTGATATTTATGCAGAAGAAAATGCAGAACCGGTTGTTTATGACACGTTAAAATTATTGGAAATGGGATTAGAAATAATTGAAGGTGATATTATTAATTATTCTAATTCAACGGTACGACATGATAATAATAAAATCGCAAACTTGCTTTACTCGATATTGCAGCAAGCTTAA
- the whiA gene encoding DNA-binding protein WhiA, whose translation MSFASEIKKELTAIEVDDCCLHAELAALIRMNGAISFSSRNYTLDVQTENAAIARRIYTLIKESYGFPVELLVRKKMKLKKNNIYIVRLKEKVRDFLTELEIIKDSYTIIRTISDKILAKTCCKRSYLRGAFLAGGSINNPETSSYHLEIFNYHREHNDALCDLLNSFDLRARTLERKSGFIVYIKEAEKITDFLSIIGANIALFKFEDVRIVRDMRNSVNRLVNCETANLNKTIGAAFRQIENIKLIENTVGLDQLPEKLQEIARLRVEHQEVSLKELGELVSGGKISKSGVNHRLKKIDEFAAKIKQGEVMQKNQIQPS comes from the coding sequence ATGTCCTTTGCTTCGGAAATAAAGAAGGAATTAACTGCGATTGAAGTTGATGATTGCTGTTTACATGCCGAACTTGCTGCCTTAATCAGGATGAATGGCGCAATTTCGTTTTCCAGCAGGAATTACACGCTTGATGTACAAACAGAGAATGCTGCGATCGCAAGACGCATCTATACATTAATTAAAGAAAGCTATGGATTTCCTGTTGAATTACTAGTCCGTAAAAAAATGAAGTTAAAGAAGAACAATATTTATATTGTTCGGTTAAAAGAAAAGGTCCGTGATTTTTTGACGGAGTTAGAAATCATTAAAGATTCCTATACCATTATCAGGACGATTTCGGATAAAATCCTAGCCAAAACCTGTTGTAAAAGGTCCTACTTACGTGGTGCTTTCCTAGCAGGTGGTTCAATTAATAATCCTGAAACATCTTCCTATCATTTAGAAATATTTAATTATCATCGTGAACATAATGATGCTTTATGTGACTTATTAAATTCATTTGACCTTCGTGCACGTACATTGGAGCGAAAGAGTGGTTTTATTGTTTACATAAAAGAGGCCGAGAAGATTACGGACTTTTTGAGTATCATTGGTGCAAATATTGCATTATTTAAGTTTGAGGATGTCCGAATTGTTCGTGATATGCGAAATTCGGTTAATCGTCTTGTAAACTGCGAAACAGCAAACTTAAATAAAACCATTGGCGCGGCTTTCCGGCAAATTGAAAATATTAAACTAATTGAAAATACGGTTGGTCTTGATCAACTTCCGGAAAAATTACAGGAAATTGCAAGATTGCGTGTAGAACATCAGGAAGTGTCATTAAAAGAACTAGGAGAACTAGTTTCCGGTGGGAAAATCTCGAAATCTGGGGTGAATCATCGATTAAAAAAAATCGATGAATTCGCAGCAAAGATAAAACAAGGAGAAGTAATGCAAAAAAATCAAATTCAACCATCTTAG